In the Arthrobacter zhaoxinii genome, one interval contains:
- a CDS encoding NADP-dependent oxidoreductase gives MKIVGIRAFGGPEALEVLDVPEPHAGPGEVRIRVRAAAVSPTDTVLRSGAQDMGGQEPPYIPGMDAAGVVDEVGDDAGWRIGDEVMALALPRAARRGAYAEYLVAPSDSIARIPAGIGLEASATLPMNGLTAVQTLEKLDLAEGSVLAITGAAGTLGNYLIQLAKEAGLTVVADAAEQDADLVAALGADHVVERGDDVAERIRELFPDGVDAVADAAVMNELAAGAVRDGGGFATVRGWDGDPGRGITVHPIRVGEEYSSGAKLDRLRALAEADLLSPRIADVLPAERAAEAHRRLEAGGLRGRIVLTF, from the coding sequence GTGAAGATTGTTGGCATCCGTGCCTTCGGCGGCCCCGAGGCCCTGGAGGTCCTCGACGTACCCGAACCCCACGCCGGCCCCGGCGAGGTGCGCATCCGGGTACGGGCTGCAGCCGTCAGCCCCACCGACACCGTGCTGCGGTCCGGTGCCCAGGACATGGGAGGACAGGAACCGCCCTATATTCCGGGCATGGACGCTGCCGGAGTAGTGGACGAGGTGGGCGACGACGCCGGCTGGCGGATCGGTGACGAAGTCATGGCGCTGGCCCTGCCCCGGGCCGCACGCCGGGGCGCCTACGCCGAGTACCTGGTGGCGCCGTCGGACTCCATTGCCCGCATCCCGGCCGGCATCGGATTGGAGGCCTCCGCCACCCTGCCGATGAACGGCCTCACCGCAGTGCAGACCCTGGAGAAGCTGGACCTTGCCGAAGGCTCCGTGCTGGCCATTACCGGTGCCGCCGGAACGCTCGGCAACTACCTGATCCAGTTGGCCAAGGAGGCCGGGCTGACCGTCGTCGCCGATGCCGCCGAACAGGACGCCGATCTTGTGGCGGCACTGGGCGCAGACCATGTGGTGGAACGCGGCGACGACGTGGCCGAGCGGATCCGGGAGCTTTTCCCCGACGGGGTGGACGCCGTGGCGGACGCAGCCGTGATGAACGAGCTGGCGGCGGGTGCCGTTCGCGACGGCGGCGGCTTCGCCACCGTGCGCGGGTGGGACGGCGATCCCGGCCGCGGCATTACGGTGCATCCGATCCGGGTCGGCGAGGAATACTCCTCCGGTGCGAAGCTGGACCGGCTGCGGGCCCTGGCCGAAGCGGACCTGCTCAGCCCGCGGATCGCCGATGTCCTGCCTGCCGAGCGGGCGGCCGAAGCACACCGCCGACTGGAGGCCGGCGGCCTGCGCGGCCGGATTGTGCTGACTTTCTAA
- a CDS encoding SDR family oxidoreductase — protein sequence MDNIPESAAESHAGADPTPGIIEQDQARTAAQAQAQDTGTVLVAGAGGVIGRHAADEYARRGWKVRGASRRPVPGAGWEHLSVDLLDAGKAREGLPAASDTTHLVFGAYIERPTSAELSEVNTALLRNTLDGLHAAGAPLRHVTLYQGGKAYGAHLGYFNAPAKERDPRLIQPNFYYDQEDLLREVAAERGFTLSVLRPEGVIGYATGNPMNLLMAIAVYASISKELGQPLRFPGTVAAYDALYQVTDAELLARAAVWAGSEPAAAGEIFNITNGDQFRWRQLWPAFAKYFGMEYAEPQPVPLTDAMPQYRALWEQMTERYGLEQIPYEDLVRWEFADFIFRSEFDNVSSTIKARQAGFTDCLDSEDRFLELFDRLAQQRIIPGPTAPLHQ from the coding sequence ATGGACAACATCCCGGAATCAGCCGCTGAATCACATGCCGGCGCCGACCCGACGCCCGGCATCATCGAACAGGACCAGGCCCGCACCGCAGCACAGGCCCAGGCGCAGGACACCGGCACCGTGCTTGTGGCCGGTGCCGGCGGTGTCATCGGCCGGCACGCCGCGGACGAGTATGCCCGCCGCGGCTGGAAGGTCCGCGGCGCCAGCCGCCGTCCCGTGCCCGGCGCCGGCTGGGAACACCTGTCGGTGGACCTGCTGGATGCCGGAAAGGCCCGCGAAGGCCTGCCCGCGGCGTCGGACACCACCCATCTGGTCTTCGGTGCCTACATTGAGCGCCCGACGTCGGCCGAACTGTCCGAGGTCAACACCGCTCTCCTGCGCAACACCTTGGACGGCCTGCACGCCGCCGGTGCACCGCTGCGCCACGTCACGCTCTATCAGGGCGGAAAGGCCTACGGCGCACATCTGGGCTACTTCAACGCCCCGGCCAAGGAACGGGATCCGCGGCTGATCCAGCCGAACTTCTACTACGACCAGGAGGACCTGCTGCGCGAGGTGGCCGCAGAGCGCGGCTTCACCCTGAGCGTGCTGCGTCCCGAGGGCGTGATCGGCTACGCCACCGGCAACCCGATGAACCTGCTCATGGCCATTGCGGTCTACGCCAGCATCAGCAAGGAACTGGGCCAGCCGCTGCGCTTCCCCGGCACCGTGGCTGCCTACGATGCCCTGTACCAGGTCACCGACGCCGAGCTGCTGGCCCGCGCAGCCGTATGGGCGGGTTCGGAGCCCGCCGCCGCAGGGGAAATCTTCAACATCACCAACGGGGACCAGTTCCGCTGGCGGCAGCTCTGGCCGGCCTTCGCCAAGTACTTCGGCATGGAGTACGCGGAACCGCAGCCGGTGCCCCTCACGGACGCGATGCCGCAGTACCGTGCCCTCTGGGAGCAGATGACCGAACGGTACGGCCTCGAACAGATTCCCTATGAGGACCTGGTCCGCTGGGAATTCGCCGACTTCATTTTCCGCTCGGAGTTCGACAACGTCTCCTCCACCATCAAGGCACGGCAGGCCGGCTTTACCGACTGCCTGGACTCGGAAGACCGGTTCCTGGAGCTCTTTGACCGGCTGGCACAACAGCGCATCATTCCGGGGCCCACGGCCCCGCTGCATCAGTAA
- the cds1 gene encoding L-cysteine desulfhydrase Cds1, whose protein sequence is MNILTLPDRTWAETAIRRIEAEGARSADTHLFQVPVPASWSVQIYLKDESTHRTGSLKHRLARSLFLFGLVNGWITEGTTIVEASSGSTAVSEAYFAQLLGLPFVAVMPQTTSAEKIRLIEHYGGRCHFVQDPSEVYAAAEAVAASTGGHYMDQFTYAERATDWRGNNNIAESIFSQMAREDHPLPDWIVVGAGTGGTSATIGRYIRYHRYPTRLAVVDPENSAFFPAWQKPGEPAVGRPSRIEGIGRPRREPSFVPAVIDHMIQVPDAASVAASRHLRRLTGLHAGPSTGTNLWGVWQLAAAMEAEGRAGSIVSLVCDSGDRYTASYGDDAWLASRGLDPAPATAVLEELFRTGRWPAG, encoded by the coding sequence GTGAACATTCTTACGCTTCCGGACCGCACCTGGGCCGAGACCGCCATCCGCCGCATCGAAGCCGAGGGGGCACGTTCGGCGGACACGCACCTGTTCCAGGTTCCGGTCCCCGCCAGCTGGTCGGTACAGATCTACCTCAAGGACGAGTCCACCCACCGCACCGGCAGTCTCAAGCACCGCCTGGCCCGTTCCCTGTTCCTCTTCGGCCTGGTGAACGGCTGGATCACGGAGGGCACCACGATCGTGGAGGCGTCCAGCGGTTCGACCGCTGTCTCCGAAGCCTATTTCGCCCAGCTGCTGGGGCTGCCGTTCGTGGCAGTGATGCCGCAGACCACCAGCGCGGAGAAGATCCGGCTGATTGAGCACTACGGCGGGCGCTGCCACTTTGTCCAGGATCCGTCAGAGGTCTATGCCGCTGCGGAGGCCGTCGCGGCGAGCACCGGCGGCCACTACATGGACCAGTTCACCTACGCCGAACGCGCCACCGACTGGCGGGGCAACAACAACATTGCCGAGTCGATCTTTTCGCAGATGGCGAGGGAAGACCATCCGCTGCCGGACTGGATTGTCGTGGGCGCCGGCACCGGCGGCACCAGCGCCACGATCGGCCGCTACATCCGGTACCACCGGTACCCCACGCGACTGGCGGTGGTGGATCCGGAGAATTCCGCGTTCTTCCCCGCCTGGCAGAAGCCGGGGGAGCCCGCCGTGGGGCGGCCCTCCCGGATCGAAGGCATCGGCAGGCCTCGACGGGAACCCAGCTTCGTTCCGGCTGTCATTGACCACATGATCCAGGTCCCCGATGCTGCGTCGGTGGCAGCCTCACGGCATCTGCGCCGGCTGACCGGCCTGCATGCAGGACCCTCCACCGGGACCAACCTCTGGGGCGTGTGGCAGCTGGCGGCGGCCATGGAAGCGGAAGGCCGTGCCGGGAGCATCGTGTCGCTGGTGTGCGATTCGGGGGACCGGTACACCGCCTCCTACGGCGACGACGCGTGGCTGGCATCGCGCGGCCTGGATCCAGCGCCGGCCACGGCCGTGCTGGAGGAACTGTTCCGGACCGGACGGTGGCCGGCGGGCTGA
- a CDS encoding ABC transporter permease: protein MSTEVLKPGRAAQPRAARTGARRPVPKWVLGLAGVIGFLLIWELVPAVGLVEPRFLPPASEVIMALIRDFGLTAFWVAVGHTLMAWGIGLAAAVVAAGILGLVIGMSPFLRRFTNSTIEFLRPVPSVALIPVAVLLFGTKIESSLMLIIYACFWQVLIQVLYGVADVDNVATQTAQSYGFSKLQRIRHVVFPTVLPYLMTGIRLAASVALILAITAELIIGSPGLGDEIAMAQSGGAVSGMYALVLATGLLGVAINIVMRQAEQRLLSWHPSVRGEVVL, encoded by the coding sequence ATGAGTACTGAAGTGCTGAAACCCGGCCGGGCTGCGCAGCCACGTGCAGCCCGCACGGGCGCGCGCCGCCCGGTGCCGAAGTGGGTGCTGGGCCTGGCCGGGGTCATCGGCTTCCTGTTGATCTGGGAACTGGTTCCGGCAGTGGGCCTGGTCGAGCCCCGCTTCCTGCCCCCCGCCTCGGAGGTGATCATGGCCCTCATCCGGGACTTCGGACTGACTGCCTTCTGGGTGGCGGTGGGCCACACCCTCATGGCTTGGGGCATCGGCCTCGCGGCCGCCGTCGTCGCCGCCGGCATCCTGGGTCTGGTGATTGGCATGAGCCCGTTCCTTCGCCGCTTTACCAACTCCACCATCGAGTTCCTGCGCCCGGTTCCCTCCGTGGCGCTGATCCCGGTGGCGGTGCTGCTGTTCGGCACCAAAATCGAATCGTCCTTGATGCTGATCATTTATGCGTGCTTCTGGCAGGTGCTGATCCAGGTGCTCTACGGGGTGGCCGACGTCGACAACGTGGCTACGCAGACCGCTCAGTCCTACGGGTTCTCCAAACTGCAGCGCATCCGGCACGTGGTCTTTCCCACCGTGCTGCCGTACCTGATGACGGGCATCCGCCTGGCGGCCTCCGTGGCGCTGATCCTGGCCATCACCGCTGAACTGATTATCGGCTCGCCCGGGCTGGGGGACGAGATTGCCATGGCCCAGTCCGGCGGTGCCGTCTCCGGCATGTATGCACTGGTGCTGGCCACCGGACTGCTGGGGGTGGCGATCAATATCGTGATGCGCCAGGCCGAGCAGCGCCTGTTGTCCTGGCATCCGTCCGTCCGCGGAGAGGTAGTGCTGTGA
- a CDS encoding ABC transporter permease produces MKTLKSVGYVVALPLLLVLLWWASTRGEPNFFVPTPSALMEVFGPTWFEGRITADVLPSVGRLLAGLAIAISLGIVVGLLVGLNRTLRALTEPVFEFFRALPPPVLVPVLLLLVGINDGMKVAVIVVGCIWPVLLNTIEGVRSIDPVQNETTRSYGISGLNRIRYQVLPSAAPVIMAGIRQSLSIGLILMVISEMFGSSSGLGFTIVQFQRSFAIPEMWSGILVLGLIGLALSMIFQWCERRVLRWYHGLKEVENAA; encoded by the coding sequence GTGAAGACACTCAAGAGTGTTGGCTACGTAGTTGCGCTGCCCCTGCTGCTGGTGCTCCTGTGGTGGGCATCCACCCGCGGTGAACCGAACTTCTTCGTGCCCACCCCGTCCGCCCTGATGGAGGTCTTCGGTCCCACCTGGTTCGAGGGACGGATCACCGCCGACGTCCTGCCGTCGGTGGGCCGGCTGCTCGCCGGGCTGGCCATCGCGATTAGCCTCGGCATCGTCGTCGGACTGCTGGTGGGCCTGAACCGGACGCTGCGGGCGCTGACCGAACCCGTCTTCGAGTTCTTCCGTGCCCTGCCGCCCCCGGTGCTGGTGCCGGTGCTGCTCCTGCTGGTGGGGATTAATGACGGCATGAAGGTTGCCGTGATTGTGGTCGGCTGCATCTGGCCGGTGCTGCTGAACACCATCGAAGGAGTGCGCTCCATCGATCCGGTGCAGAACGAAACAACCCGGTCCTACGGCATCTCCGGGCTGAATCGGATCCGTTACCAGGTGCTGCCGTCTGCCGCACCGGTGATCATGGCCGGCATCCGCCAGTCGCTGTCCATCGGCCTGATCCTCATGGTCATTTCGGAGATGTTCGGTTCCTCCTCGGGGCTGGGCTTCACTATCGTGCAGTTCCAGCGGTCCTTCGCCATTCCGGAAATGTGGTCCGGCATCCTGGTGCTCGGCCTGATCGGCCTGGCCCTGTCCATGATCTTCCAATGGTGCGAACGGCGCGTGCTGCGCTGGTACCACGGCCTTAAAGAGGTAGAAAATGCAGCCTGA